The following is a genomic window from Campylobacter lari subsp. lari.
ACTCCATAAATTCTAGCTTGCAAAGAATTATTCTTATAAGTTACCACCCCTATTTTACCCACATCTGCTTCTACTGCTTCTAAATAAGGCAAAGAGCTTAAGGTTTTTAAATCACTCAAATTCAGCCTTGTTCTGCCTGATCGGATATCTCCCAAGCCACGCCCTGAAACAACTTCTATGGTATTTGTCCCAATAGAGCTAATAGAAGCAAGTATGTTTTGTTGAGCTCCAAGTCCTAAAGCAACCACGCAAACTACTGAAGCTATACCTATGATAATACCAAGCATGGTAAGCAAAGAACGAAGCTTATGTGCTATGATGGAAGCTACAGACATTTTTAAACTTTCAAAAAGCTGATTTTTAAGCAAATTAAAGCTTTTTTTCTCTTTTGGCATTAACTTAGCTTTTATTTCATCTGCTTTTTTTGTACCATTATCACTTATGATCTTACCATCTTTAATTTCTATAACTCTTTTTGCTCTAGCAGCTATTTCTCTATCATGAGTGACTAAAACTACGGTGTGTCCTTGCTCATTGAGTTTATTTAAAATTTCTAAAACTATTTTTCCACTTTTAGAATCAAGCGCACCCGTTGGCTCATCTGCTAAAATAAGCTCACCACCATTCATCAAAGCCCTTGCTATAGAAACTCTTTGTTGTTGGCCGCCACTTAACTCATTTGGCTTAGAAAGTTCTTTATGATCAAGCTCTAAAAAAGAAAGTAATTCTTTAGCCTTTTGCGATCTTTCATGTTTGTTTTTACCCGCATACACAGCAGGCAATGCTACATTATCTTTAGCATTTAAAAGACTAAGTAGATTATATCTTTGGAAAATAAAACCAATTTTTTCGCGTCTAATCCTTGCTTTTTCATCTTTGTTTAAATTTGTAACTTCATATGCATCTAAAAAATATTTTCCACTACTTGGCTCATCAAGCGTTCCTATAATATTTAAAAGAGATGTTTTTCCACTTCCTGATTGTCCTATAATGGCTACAAATTCTCCCTTTTGAATATAAAGATTAATATTTTCTAAAATAGTTGTATTATTAATCTTTTTTTGTATATTTTCTAAGCGTATCATTTTTTATTTTTACCTATGATAACTAAATCACCCTCATTAATACCATCTAAAATTTGAGTATTTAAACTATCTTTAATACCTAATTTAACAGGTGTTTTTACACTTATATTATTGGCTTTTAAAATTTCTACATAATACCCCTTTGTATCACTTTTTATAGCCAAAGTTGGTATAACTAAAGTATTATTTTCTGTTTTAATAGCAATTTCATTTTCTGTACTCATACCTATGCGTAAAAAATTATTATCATTTTTTACAAAAACCCTTGCATAATAATACACAGCATTAGTGCTAGCACTTGAGCTTGAATTTAAATTTGTATTGCTTGTTGCATCACTTATAGTGGTATTAGCTGGATCTATACTAGAAATCACTGCTTCATATTTTTTATCAGGTTCGTTTAAAATGCTAAATTTAACCTTTTTTCCAACACTGATTTTATTAATATCAGCTTCAGCTATTTGCATACGAATTTCCATTTCACTTAAATCAGCCAAACGCACTATACTTGGTGTGTTTTGATTTGCATTTACAGTTTGCCCCTCTTCAACTGCTACATTGATAATCTCACCCTTGCTAGGTGCAGTTATAGTGGTAAAAGCTAAATCTTTTTGAGCATTTTTTAAAGAAATTTCAAGTTGAGTAGTTTGAGCTTTTAAATCAGCAACATTTGCTCTTAAGGCATAAAAAGTATTTTTAAGATTTTCAAGATTTTCTAAAGAGGTAGCCTTTTTAGCATAAAGTTTTTGCTCTCTTTGGTATTGTTTAGTAGCTATATCAAGAGCGATTTTTTTACTTTCTAAATTTGCCTTTGCACTTTCAAGCTGAGCTTTAGTAATATCTAAATCATTTTGTTGTTTATCTTTGTCAATTTGTGCGATTAAATCACCCTCATTAACATGATCACCTAATTTTACATGAAGCTTTGTTATTTGCCCACTAACTTGCGCACCAACATCAACCTGGGTTTTTGCATAAACCTCGCCAATTGCTTCTATACTTTGAGTGATGTCTTGTTTTTTAGCTTCATAGGTTAGATAATTATATTCTTCCTTATTTGCAAAAAAGAAAAAATACACCCCTATAATAAGTATAATCAAAAACATACTTAAATAAATTATTTTTTTCATTTTAATCCTTTAAAAACCATATAATAAAACATTTGTATGAAGTAAAAATAAAATTGTAACAATAAAATATAATTTTAACAATTTTAAAGCTTATAAGATATAAGATAAATCAAAAAAAGGAAAAATAATGCAAGATTATTTAAATTTAATGCAAAATCGCTCTTCGATTAGAGCTTACACCCAAGAAAAAATTTCTAAAGAGAATTTAGAATATATCTTAGAATGTGCTAGATTATCTCCTAGCTCCTTAGGACTTGAACCTTGGAAATTCTTAGTTTTTCAAAAAGATGAACATAAAAAAGAAATTGCTAAAATAGCTAATAATCAAAGTCATGTAGCAAATTGCGCTGCTATTATAGTTGTAATTTCAAGAGCTGATTTTAAAGATTATTTTGAAGAAAAACTAAAAAAGAGGGGTTTAAGCCAAGAAGAGTTAAACAAACGCTTGCAAACTTATAAGCCATTTTTAGACGCAATGGATTTAGAGCAAAGTTTTATTTATGCCAAAGAACAAAGCTATCTTGCTATTGCAAATATTATCAATGCTGCTTATAGTTTAAATTTGGGCTCATGTATTATCGGTGGCTTTGATAAAGATAAAATCAATCAATATTTAAATTTAGACACTACCAAACAAAGAGTATCCATGCTCATTACTTTAGGACATACCCAAGAAAATACTAGCGTAGGAAAAGCTCGTTTTGCATTTGATGAAGTAGTAGAATTTAAAGATTAATCAAATATCAAAACTCCATTTAAATTTTATATAATAGAATAATATTTTTAAAATAAAATGGAGTTTTTAATGCAAGGAAATTTCTTAAAGACTTTTGGCGTATTGCCATTTTTAGCAGTAGCTTTTATTAACGCTTTTGTGGATTTAGGACACAAAATCATTATACAAAACACTATCTATAAATTTTATGAAGATAGCACTCAACTTTTTTTAACCGCTATTATCAATGCTTTGATGCTTTTACCTTTTATCCTTATGCTTTCACCTTCTGGATTTTTAGCAGATAAATTTCCTAAAAATAAAATCATGAAAATATCTGCATTATTTTCAGTAATATTAACTTGTATTATTTGTTTGTGTTATTATCTTGGAGCATTTTGGCTTGCATTTGTAATGACTTTTATCATGGGAGTACAATCTGCCTTATACTCTCCTGCAAAATATGGTTTTATAAAAGAATTAGTAGGAAAAGAGCTTTTAGCTATGGGAAATGGAGCTGTCAATGCGGTAAGTATCGTGGCTATTTTAGCGGGTATGGCGGTATTTTCTCTAAGCTTTGAAATGCTTTTTGAGTCAAATTTTAACACTCCTTCAGATATTTTAACACAAATTGCACCTTTGGGTTTTGTATTAATAGCTTTTGCTGTATTAGAACTTTTTTTAGCTTATAAACTCCCTAACTTAAAAGAAGAAGATAAAAATTTAAGTTTTGATAAAAAACAATATTTCCAAGGAAAGCTTTTAGCCTCTAATTTAAAAACTATATTTTCTCATAAAATCATTTGGCTTTGTATTGTAGGAATTTCACTTTTTTGGGCCATATCGCAGCTTTATTTAGTGAGTTTTCCTGTATATGCAAAAAACGATCTTTTTATAGAAAACACCTTTTACGTACAATGCTCTTTAGCTTTTTCTGGTATAGGAGTGATTATAGGATCACTTATTAGTGGTAAGTTTTCTAAAAATTACATCGAATTAGGCCTTATACCACTAGGTGCTTTAGGGGTTTTTCTAATGAGCATTTTAATGCCATTTTTAGAAAACTTGCTAAGCTATAGTGTGGTGTTTTTTATTTTTGGTTTAAGCGGGGCATTTTTTATCATACCTTTAAATTCTCTCATACAATTTCATGCAAAAGAAAATGAACTAGGAAAAGTCTTAGCAGGTAATAATTTTATACAAAATATTTTCATGTTAGGCTTTTTAGCACTAGCTACTTTTGCTGCTTATGCTGAATTTGAAGTGATAAATTTGTTTTATTTTATCATCGCTGTGGCATTTTTTGGAAGCGTTTATGTGCTAAGTAAACTGCCTTTTTCTTTAGTGCGTTTATTAATGAGCATAGCGTTTTTTCAACGCTACCGTTTATTGGTAGAAGGTTTTGAGAATATTCCTGAAAAAGGTGGAGCATTATTGCTTGGTAATCATATATCTTTTATAGATTGGGCTATAGTGCAAATGGCCATACCAAGAAAAATTTATTTTGTTATGGAAAAAAGCATTTATTCTAAGTGGTATATTAAAATTTTTCTTGATAAATTTGGAGTTATTCCTGTTTCAAGTGCTTCTAGCAAATCAAGCTTAGAGCTTATTGCTATGCATATTAAAAACGGAAATTTAGTTTGTCTTTTCCCAGAAGGAGTACTCTCACGCCATGGACAGCTTAATGAATTTAAAGGAGGATTTGAGTTAGTTTGCTCAAAATTAGAAGAACAAGATGGAGTGATTTTGCCTTTTTATATTAGAGGACTTTGGGGGAGTGCTTTTTCAAGAAGTGATGAAGAATTTTCAGCAAGAAATCGTAAAATAAGCAAAAGAAAAATCGCTATTGCTTTTGGAAAAAGCTTGCCAATACACACTAAAAAAGAAGTGGTTAAAGCAAAAGTTTTTGAACTTTCTTTTATTGCTTGGAAATCCCAATGTGAAAGCATGCATACTATAGCCAGAGCTTGGATAGATAGTGCTAAGAGAAATTTAAGTCAAATAGCTATTGTTGATCCTTTAATAGGTGGTATTACCTATAGAAAAATGCTTGCTTTAAGTTTGGTTTTTAGCTCTTTCATAAAAAATAGATCGCATGAGTTAAATATACAACCTACCCAAGGAAGCTATGCTCCAAAAGAAGAATGTGTGGGAATTTTGCTTCCTGCTTCTATGGCTAGTTCTCTTTGTAATCTAGCTGTATTGCTTGCAAATAAAATCGTAGTGAATTTAAACTTCACAGCAGGTATAAAGGCGATTAATCAAGCCATTCAAAGTTCTCAAATTCAACAAATTTATACCTCTAGAAAATTTATGGAAAAATTAGAAAATAAAGGTATAAAACTAGAATTTGAAGAGCATGTTAGAATTATTTTCATAGAAGATGTTATCGCAAGCTTTAAAAGACAAAAACTCAAAATCTTTTCTATGCTTGCTTTAGTAAGTATCTTACCTACTTGTTTAATAAAAGCATTATTTGCACCTAATAAACAAAACCTTGCCATAGCTGCTATATTATTTAGTAGTGGTAGTGAGGGAACACCAAAAGGAGTAATGCTAAATAATCGTAATATTTTAAGCAATATAGCTCAAATTTCAGATGTATTATGTGCAAAAAACGAAGATGTTGTCTTATCTTCTTTACCACCTTTTCATGCTTTTGGATTAACTGTAACTACTTTTATGCCTTTATTAGAAGGGATTAAAAGCATAACACATGCTGATCCAACAGATGCACTAGGTGTAGCAAAAGCTATAGTAAAAAATAATGTTAGCATTATGTGTGCTACTTCTACTTTTTTGGGTATTTATGCAAGAAATAAAAAACTTGATGCGATTATGTTTGAAAGTTTAAGGATTATCGTCTCAGGTGCTGAAAAACTCAAAAGCGAAGTAAGAACTGCCTTTGAAATGAAATTTAAAAAACCTATTTTTGAAGGCTATGGAGCCACTGAAACCACTCCGGTTGCAAGTGTGAATTTGCCAAATAAATTTGATCCTGATTATTGGATTTTACACCGTGCAAATAAAGAAGGTAGTGTAGGTATGCCTTTACCAGGAAGCGCTATACGCATAGTAGATCCATCTACTTATGAAAGTTTAAATCATGGAGAAGATGGATTAATACTCATTGGTGGTCATCAGGTTATGGTGGGTTATTTAAACAATAAAGAAAAAACCGATGAAGTTATCAAAGAAATCGATGGCATACGCTGGTACAATACCGGCGATAAAGGCCATGTAGATGAGGATGGCTTTTTATATATAGTGGATCGTTATTCTCGTTTTGCAAAAATTGGCGGTGAGATGATATCTTTAGGAGCTTTAGAGGAAGAAATTGCTAAATTTATCAATACAGATATAGTAAAATTTTGCGCAGTTGCACTAGATGATGATAAAAAAGGTGAAATGGTATGCTTATTAGTAGAATGCCAAGAGCAAGACTTTGAAGGAATTTGTGAAGTGATTAAAAACTCTACTATGCCTGCTATTTTTAAACCAAGTAAATATTTTAAAGTAGAACAAATTCCACTTTTAGGTTCTGGTAAAGTGGATTTAAAAGGTGCTAAAGATTTAGCTAAAATCTTGCAAACTCATTAAAATAAGCCTTTGGCTTATTTTAATTCTAAATTAATCTTGCGAATGATTTCTTTCATGCTTTTTTCTAGTTTTTGTAAATTTTAAATCTTTAAAGCTTTTTTCTGGTAATTTTGTAATAGAATTTTCTAATTTATTTATCTTATATGTAAGATAGGTCTTTTTCGAATTTTATTAATGAATTTTACTAAAATATTTTTGATTTTTTATATTTCATTATCATTTTTTTGATACATTTACACACTAAAAATACTAAAAAGGGAAATAATGAAAATTTTTGATATGGTGGTTATTGGCGCTGGCCCTGCAGGTATTGCAGCGGGAGTAGAAGCTAAAATAAAAAATAAAGAAGTTATTGTTTTAGAAAAAGCTGATGCGGTTTGTCAAACCTTAGTAAAATTTTACAAAGAAGGCAAAAGAGTAGATAAAGCTTATAAAGGTTGTGATAGCACAAATCACGGGCATATAAATTTTGAAGATGGAACTAGAGAAAGCACGATAGAAACTTTCCAAAATGCTATCAAAGAGCATAATCTTGAAGTAAAACTTTCTAGTGAAGTTGAAAGTATTAAAAAAGATGGGGAAAATTTCATCGTTAGCACCGCAAATGAAAATTATATTTGCAAAAATGCAGTTATTGCCATAGGTAGAATGGGTAAACCGAATAAACCAAGCTATACTTTACCTATAACTTTAACAAAAATCATCAATTTTAATGCAAATTCAGCAAGCCAAGGTGAAAAAATCTTAGTTGTAGGTGGTGGAAATTCGGCAGCAGAATACGCTATAGATTTAGCTAAAAATAATGATGTAACGCTTTGCTATAGAAGAGAAACTTTCTCAAGATTAAACGATATTAATCTAGAAGATATTCAAAAAGCTTTTGAACAAGGCAGTGTAAAAGCAAAACTTGGCATAGATATAACTAGCATTGAAGATGAAGGCGGTAAAGCTAAAGTAAATTTCACTAATGACACAAATGAAATTTATGATCGTATTATTTATGCTATTGGTGGTTCAACTCCACTTGATTTCTTACAAAAATGCTCTATAGAAGTTGACGAAAAAGGCGTGCCAAGTTTTGATGAAAATAAAGAAAGCAATGTAAAAGGATTATTTGTAGCAGGTGATATAGCGAGCAAAAATGGAGCTTCTATTGTAGTGGGTTTAAATGATTCGTTTAAAATCTGCGATCATCTTTATAAATGCTAAAACTCTTTCAATACTCAAAAGGCTATCGCTATAATAACGATAGTCTTTTACTTTTTGACTTTTTATCTAAATATAATTTAAAAGGAAATATCCTTGATATAGGATGTGGCTGTGGAATTTTAGGACTTTTGATAAAACAAAAATTTCCAAATTCAAAAGTTTATCTACTAGATATCCAAGAGCAAAATATCAAACTAAGTTATAAAAACGCCAAAGAAAATAAACTTGAAATTCAAGGCATTTGTGAAGACTTTTTAAACTATAAAAGTGATATAAAATTTGATTTTTTGATCTCTAATCCTCCATTTTATAAAAAAAATACACAAAAAAGTCAAGATTTGCATTTATGCATATCAAGATATCAAGAATTTATGCCACTTGAAAAAATGCTTTTTAAAATAAATTCTTTAATCAAGCCAAATGGTAGTTTTTTTATGTGTTATGAGGCTAGTTTTTTAGATGAAATTTGTGCTTATTTAAAACAATTTAAATTAAAACTAGTTTCACTTCAATGTATTCATACCAATGCACAAACTAATGCAAGACTTGTTTTAATGCATATTAAAAAAAATAGCAAAAGTCCTTGCACTATAATGCCTACACTTTTTATGTATGAAAATGATGTTTTAAATCCAAAAATTAGTGAAATTTATGAAAATACAGGAACTATAAGCTATGATGTGTGAAAAAGGTTTTGATTTTTCTTTTGATGAAAGTGCTTGTGAAAAATGCGGCGGGAAATGTTGCACTGGAGAAAGTGGGTATATCTATGCTAGCAAAGAAGAACTAGAAGCTATTGCTAGTTTTTTAAATTTAGGCTTTGAAGCCTTTAAAGAGCAATACCTCATCAAAGTTGGGTTTAAATATAGCTTTAAAGAAGTAAAGTATGAAAATGGCTATCGTTGTATTTTTTTTGATACAATGTATAAAAAATGTTTAATTTACAAGCATAGACCAAAACAATGTAGAACTTTTCCGTTTTGGGAGTATTTTAAAACGCACAAAGAGGAGTTAAAAAAAGAATGTATAGGGGTTTGCTTTCACTAATTATAGTTTTTATCCTAACAAGCCTTGCTTTAGCTAAAGGTGAAGATAAAATCCTACAAGCACTTATTTATGAAGAACATGGACAATTTCAAAAAGCATGTGATATTTATACAAATTTATTTCATGAAAATAATGAAAGTATTTATTTGCAAAAGGCTTTACTTTTAGCTTTAAGTGCTAATTTAAAACAAAAAGATGAGCTTTTAAAAGCTTCTAAAGACTTTTTAGAACACACAGCTATTGCAAGATTAAATGCTTTGTATTTTTTTGAAATAGGAGATTATAAACAAGCCGAAGCTATACTTTATAAACTCATTAAAGAAGAACAAGATTATAGAAATTATGAAATATTAGGCGATATTTTTGCCAAAAAAGCTTTATATACCAAAGCTTTAGAGCAATACAATCTTGCCTATAAGCTTTTTGAGCATGAAAATTTATTACTTAAAATAGTTGAAATTAATATCAAAAATAAAAATATCAACCAAGCTAAAAAGGCCTTAGAAGAATTTGTAAAAAGTTCACAATGTACCCTTAAAACATGCACCCTACTTTTAAAAATTTATCAAGAACAAAAAGATCACAAAGCAAGTATCCAAACCCTTGAAAAACTATATAAACTCAACAATGATATTAAATACATCTACGCTATGATAGAACTACTAGCACAAGAAAAAAACTACACTCAGGCTCTAAATTTAACCCAAAAATATAACATAGATCCTGATACTAAAATTTTCTTATACACGCAAACAAAAGATTATAAAAAAGCTTACGAAATAGCTTTAAAACATTATGAACTTAGTAAAGATAAAAAATATCTTTCCATGGCAGGCGTTTTGGAATTTGAAATTCATATGGATCCTAAAAGTAAAAAAGTCACGGACCCAAAAATTCTAGCTTCTATCATGAAAAAATTTGAGCAAAGCGTAGATATACGCAGCGATGCTTTATATCAAAACTATTATGGCTATGCCTTGATTGAATATGATATTGATATAGCCAAAGGTATGGAGCTAGTAGGCTGGGCGCTTGAACAAGAACCGCAAAATCTTTATTATCTTGACTCTTTAGCTTGGGGGTATTATAAACTTAAAGATTGTAAAAAGGCTTATGAAATTTTACAAAAAACACTGCATGATAAAGAATTTTCAAGTTCAGATGAAAGTAAAGAGCATTTAAAGGCCATTGAAAAATGTTTAAAACAATAGATTTAAAAAATCATTTTTCAAAAACACAAAAAATTCTGGAAAGTAAAAAAGAAATTTTTCCTTATGATATGCTAGGTAGAAGCCTAGCTTCCAATGCCTTTTATCCTAAAGATATTTATACACTTTTACATGAAAGAAAACTTTCACATTTTTTATATTCTAAAGATTTAAATTTTAATCATGAAAATTTTGATGCCATCATCTTACCAACAAGCCCTTTGCTTAATCAAGACATACAAAATTTAAGTCTTTTTAGACGCTACCATGAAAAACCTATTGTGCAATTTGATTTTATTTTTGATGAATATCAAATTTTAGAAAGCTTAGTATATGGGGCTGATGCGTTTATTGTATTTCCTAAAATGCTAAAAACTAAGCAACTAAAAAAACTTTATAATTTTGCAATACATCTTGGTTTAGAAGCCATTTTTTACCTTGAAAGCAAAAGTGATCTTAATAACGCTATTTTAGCAGGAGCTAGAATTTTTTTATTGGAAGATGAAAAGCTATTATCTTTGATACCAAAAAATAAAGCTCTTATAAGTAAAAATATCAAAAATTTACATGCTTGCATAAAGGAGAGTTGATGGAGTATTTATACGCGCCTTGGAGGGATGTTTATTTTAATAATAAAGATAAAAATTTTTGCCCTTTTTGTCATTGTAAGCATGAACTTAATGAAGATAAAAAACTTGGGGTAATTTTTAGAGCTAAAGAATGCTTTGGCATTATGAATAAATACCCTTATAGTCCGGGTCATTTTATGATTATCCCTTATGAGCATTTAGAAAATATAGAAGATTTAAGTGATGATACATGGCTAGAAATTAGCCATTTTGTGCGTATTGGAGTTAAAATTTTAAAAGAGAACTTTCATGCTAAGGGTGTTAATATAGGTATGAATTTGGGTAGTGCAGCAGGAGCTGGTATAGCGCCGCATTGTCATTATCATTTAATCCCAAGATGGCAAGGTGATACAAATTTTATCACTACCATAGGACAAACTAGAGTTTGTGGGAGTGATTTAGAAAAAATTTATACCACCTTATGTAAAGCTTTTAAAGACTATGTATAAAGAAGTTGATTTTGAAAATTTTTTAAAATTTAATTTTGATCTTTTAATTGATGCAAGAAGTCCCAAAGAATACAGCCATGCTCATATAAAATCTGCGCAAAATTACTATGCACTAAGTGATAATGAATTTGAAGAAATAGGCACACTTTATAAGAAAAACAAAGGCTTAGCTAAAGCAAAAGGCGCAAGTTATATTTGTAAAAATATGAGTGAGCATATTAATAAAATTTATCAAAGTTATAAAATAGGCTCTTTGGTGGGAATTTATTGTGCAAGAGGTGGTAAAAGATCAAAAGCTATTGCTTTAATCTTAGCTGAACTTGGTTATAGGGTTGTAAGATTAGAAGGTGGATATAAAGCTTATAGAAGTTATGTGAGTGAGTTTTTTAGAAAAGATTTAAATATTGAGTTTTTATGCCTTTGTGGTAATACAGCAAGTGGCAAAAGTGATTTAATCCAAACTTTAGATAATGCTTTAAATTTAGAAAAACTAGCCAACCATCAAGGATCAAGTTTTGGTAAAATTTATGGAGAACAACCAAGCCAAAAAGCTTTTGAAGATGAATTGTTTTATTTTTTAAAAGATTATAGCCATAAAACTTGTTTTATAGAAGCTGAAAGCAGACAAATTGGAAATTTAATCATCCCGCTAAATTTATACAATAGTATGCAAAAAGCTAAGAAAATTTGGTGTGAATGCGACACAGACTTGCGTATTCAAAGAGTTTTAAAAAACTACACTCCAATGGATAAAAAAGTATTTTATCAATGTGTTGAAAAAATATCACCTTATATCAGCAAGGATTTTAAACTAAAACTTTGTCAAAATTATGAAGAAAATAATTTAGAACTTTGTGTAAAAATGCTTTTTGAATATTATGATAAAGTATATAAAAAACCTACAAAAATTGATTATTTTATCAATAGTTCTAATTTAGATGAAGCTAAAAAACATCTTATGAGTTTAAACTCATAAGATTGTATTTACAAAGATAATAAAAATAATACTTGAAAGAATTCCAGCAACTGGTAAAGTAATCACCCATGCCAAGCCAATAGGCTTCATCATAGCCCATTTAGCATCTTTATTAAATACCCCTATACCCAAAATTGCACCGATTAAAATATGGGTTGAGCTAACTGGAATTCCAAGTTGGGTAGCTAAAAGTATAACAATACTTGCGCCAAGTTCAGCACTAAAGCCTGTTGTTGGCTTAATTTCTGCTAGTTTTGAACCCACAGTTTGAATAACTTCTTTACCCAAAAACCAAAGCCCAATAACTAAAGCTATACCAAACATAAGCATTACAGCAAATGGCACTGGCGAACTTGGATTGATAGTGTTGTTTTTAAGCACATTTAAAATTGCAGCAAATGGCCCAAGAGCATTAGCTATATCATTAGCTCCGTGCGAAAAAGCAAAACTTGAAGCAGTAAAAATTTGAAACCAAGAAAAAATCTTTTCTATGGTTTTATTAACCTGAGTTTTTTTCATCAATCTCACAACCGCTAAAGTAACAATATAAGCAAAAATAGAAATAATCGAAACTATCCATAAATTTTGCATTACATCTAAAGTAGAAACCTTATTTAAGCCCTTAAATAAAAACATAGAAGCAATAGTCAATGCACCTACACCTGCTATTAAAGGAACATGAAATTTCATTCTTGAGAAAACATCTATGTTTTTTTCTTTTTCTTTTAACTCTTTGATTTTTAACTTATATTCACTTCTTTTTTCATCATCATCTAAAACAATAGCACTAAGTTCTTTGATTTGCTCCTCTTGGCTTTTGTTTTTTAAATTTTTAAAATATTCTTCTTTAAATGCTTTTTTTTCTTTTTTAATTTCTTTTACTACAAGAGTTATTTCTTCTGATGGCTTTAAGATTTTTTTATAAATATAAGCATAAATTAAATACGCCACAAGCCCGCCAAGCAAAGGAGAAATAACCCAACTCATAGCTATTTTATAAATACCATTCCAATTTACCATAGATAATGCTTGATCTTGATCAAAAAATACAAACCCCATAGCAATACTTGAACCTACAATACCTCCTATAATACTATGAGTAGTAGAAACTGGAAGTCCTTTTTTAGTCGCCACAAAAAGCCAAATTCCAGAGCTTAATAAAGCCGAGAGCATTACACATACAAATACCATAGGATTAACCCCATCAGGCAAAACCACTATACCACTTCTTATGGTATTTGTTACTTCTCCTCCTGCAAACACAGCCCCGCTTAATTCAAATACAGCAGCGATTATCAAAGCTTGTTTTATAGTAACAGTTTTAGCGCCTACGCTAGTGCCAAATGAATTTGCAACATCATTACCACCAACATTAAAGGCCATGAAAATACCAAATATACTAGCAAGGATAAATAATATCATGGAATTATTAGGAATATAATTATACCCCCAAACAAAAAAACATAAAACACTCACAATAAAAATAAAAAATG
Proteins encoded in this region:
- a CDS encoding HIT family protein yields the protein MEYLYAPWRDVYFNNKDKNFCPFCHCKHELNEDKKLGVIFRAKECFGIMNKYPYSPGHFMIIPYEHLENIEDLSDDTWLEISHFVRIGVKILKENFHAKGVNIGMNLGSAAGAGIAPHCHYHLIPRWQGDTNFITTIGQTRVCGSDLEKIYTTLCKAFKDYV
- a CDS encoding indole-3-glycerol-phosphate synthase, whose translation is MFKTIDLKNHFSKTQKILESKKEIFPYDMLGRSLASNAFYPKDIYTLLHERKLSHFLYSKDLNFNHENFDAIILPTSPLLNQDIQNLSLFRRYHEKPIVQFDFIFDEYQILESLVYGADAFIVFPKMLKTKQLKKLYNFAIHLGLEAIFYLESKSDLNNAILAGARIFLLEDEKLLSLIPKNKALISKNIKNLHACIKES
- the mnmH gene encoding tRNA 2-selenouridine(34) synthase MnmH, whose translation is MYKEVDFENFLKFNFDLLIDARSPKEYSHAHIKSAQNYYALSDNEFEEIGTLYKKNKGLAKAKGASYICKNMSEHINKIYQSYKIGSLVGIYCARGGKRSKAIALILAELGYRVVRLEGGYKAYRSYVSEFFRKDLNIEFLCLCGNTASGKSDLIQTLDNALNLEKLANHQGSSFGKIYGEQPSQKAFEDELFYFLKDYSHKTCFIEAESRQIGNLIIPLNLYNSMQKAKKIWCECDTDLRIQRVLKNYTPMDKKVFYQCVEKISPYISKDFKLKLCQNYEENNLELCVKMLFEYYDKVYKKPTKIDYFINSSNLDEAKKHLMSLNS
- a CDS encoding inorganic phosphate transporter, yielding MSKDNAIAFFIFIVSVLCFFVWGYNYIPNNSMILFILASIFGIFMAFNVGGNDVANSFGTSVGAKTVTIKQALIIAAVFELSGAVFAGGEVTNTIRSGIVVLPDGVNPMVFVCVMLSALLSSGIWLFVATKKGLPVSTTHSIIGGIVGSSIAMGFVFFDQDQALSMVNWNGIYKIAMSWVISPLLGGLVAYLIYAYIYKKILKPSEEITLVVKEIKKEKKAFKEEYFKNLKNKSQEEQIKELSAIVLDDDEKRSEYKLKIKELKEKEKNIDVFSRMKFHVPLIAGVGALTIASMFLFKGLNKVSTLDVMQNLWIVSIISIFAYIVTLAVVRLMKKTQVNKTIEKIFSWFQIFTASSFAFSHGANDIANALGPFAAILNVLKNNTINPSSPVPFAVMLMFGIALVIGLWFLGKEVIQTVGSKLAEIKPTTGFSAELGASIVILLATQLGIPVSSTHILIGAILGIGVFNKDAKWAMMKPIGLAWVITLPVAGILSSIIFIIFVNTIL